The DNA window CTTGTCTTTCACTTTTTCTATTGTCTCTTTTTCTGCCATTTTTCCAACCTTCTAACCGATGCTAAATAAAGGTCTTCCTCCACCTAAAACTTTCCCTTCACAACCGTCCACCGCAATAACATAGTTTTCTCCCTTTAAAGTGTAATGGACAAACCAGACTGGTGCGTGCACCAGTTCAGCTTCTCCAAGAGTCACGTTTACACTGCAAGTTTCAAGCGTATCAACCTTACCGCTTGCAATCAACCTTTCTTTGGCTTCTATTTCCGCTCGAATTTTGGCTTTAGCTTCTTCCTCGTTCAATTCTATGTTGAGAAATTCAGCATCCTGCGGCACCTTGCCTACATCAAACGGAATTTTTCGGGTAGCTGGCACATCATAATAGTTAATCTCACTTATCATTGTTCGTCTAGCTAATGTTGGCCAAATGTAAGTGTTTGAGAATGAATAAGAGACATGCCTTGGCGATTTGTCCTTTTGTTGTGTCTCAGCATAAGCCTTGGCTCCGGCGAGAATAAGTTTTCCAAACTTTGCCAGCCCGCTTGAACGTTTATCAGACACCGCTTCTTGCGCTTGGTGGATTTCTCCCATGACTCCTGTGCCAGTAACGCCTTTCAAGAATGTGTTGGTGGTAGCTTGGCAAACCCAGAAGGGAACATAACGTAGTTTCACGCTTGTTATTTGGGCGTCTTTTGAAACGCCAACTCTGAAAATGCCCTTGTCCATGTATTTCCGTGCGGCATCTACTGCTTGTTGAGAAAGAAGACGGTTCTCTAACATGCTATGAGCTTTTAGTTCTTCTCTTGAAGCCACAGTCATTGTGAAACCACAATATCTACACGTAAATATCAGGTCTTCTTGCGTCACAGTGATTGGAGCGCCACATCGGCTGCAATTTGTAGGGAGCGGTTGTGCAGGTTTGGGAGTTGGAGGTGGAGGAGTAGTTTGAGGAGGCATTGCAGGCGTGGCTGGTTGTGGAAGTGCAAGTGCCGCGAGTTGTTCTGTGTGGCTTTTGAAGGCTTGAGGATTCCGCGCAGAAGCCAAAATAACGTCTTCAATTATGAACCATAATTCTTGGTTATCCTCTCTAATTCCTGAAACAACAAAGTCGTCCGGAACGCCTTTCACACTTAAGGTTTCTTTTGCTGCAAGCACGCCTCCCTTTTTGTACTCGATTAGAAAACTGGTCTCGCCAGTTAGTACACGTTCTATTTTATAGCCTTGTTTTTCCATAGAAGACTTCAGTTTTTCTAAGAGCGTTTTAATGTCTACGCCCAATCCTTGATAACGCGCCATAAACAGTTCATCCTCCTCCAGAATTTTCACGGCTCTTCCGCGATATATCGGCACAATATGGTAATCTGTTGAGTTTTAGCTGCGTCCTCGCTTTTTGGGAATAAAATTTTTTAAATATGCTCATGATTTCGCTTCCGTTAAACCATTCATTAATTGTTTTTTCAGAGCTTTAAAACTTATGAATTAATGATTTGTTAGTTTTAAGCTGCAACATCTATGTTGTTATCAGCTGGTAAATTTCTTTAGCGACATACTCCAAGTACTTTTCTTTGTCTGTCAAATTGAAGATTGTTACTGAAGCGTCTCTGGTTACGCCCACAACATAACCATAGTCTCTTGCTCTTGCAACAACATACCACAAATCGCCATGCTTACAATAATCTTCGAAAATTGAAGTGTTAATTAAGTCTGGACCGTAAAGCGAAAGCTTGTTCACATTTGGAATGTCAACATTATCAAAGAAGGTGATTTTTGTGTCTTCCGGATTTTTCAAATGGAAATCCTTCAGGGTTTCCGGAGGAATCCTAGCTTCTAAGACGCCGCCCACTTTTTTGAAGAGTATCTCGCTCAGTTTGTTAGCGATGAAGTTGGCTATACGTTTCTTCTCAACAACAGTCAAAAAAGTATTGTCTTCACGCTGCGAGAAGCTGAAGAGAGCCTCAACAGTACGCGGCAAAGGCGCTACTTTGCCTCTGTGAAAAATGTGGAGAACATAATCGTGTGAATAAATACCTTTAAGCATGCCTTCCTTTGGCAGAAGCCCAACAACTTCGGTTACAAGTGTAAACTTATAGTCACCTTCCTCGTAGGGCTCTTCCGTATGGTAGCCTTCGAGGCGCGATGCGATTTCAGCAGTGGAAAGCTGTTCAGAAAGCTTGAAGACTTTGCCTGCAACAACCATGTCTAATCCAACCTTTGAACTTGCGTAGTTAGTCTGTAAATTTATATGTAAAACTTTTGTGTTTTGCTGGTTTGCTTTGAGTTAAAGTTTGCCTAATTGCTTTAATAAGAGACTTTTTACCTCTATTACTACTGCTGGAGAGGCAACTTTCCCAATGCTGATTCAGGAGGTCATCCTAGAAAACTTCATGAGCTACGAATATGCTAGGGTACCGTTTAAACATGGCGTAAACGTCATTTGCGGACCAAACGGTTCTGGAAAGTCCTCCCTTTTATTAGCTATCTCCGTGGCATTGGGACAATCTTATACGGAACGATCCAAGAAACTGAGCGACCTAATCCGGTGGGGAAAAGACCAAGCCCGCGTAACACTTATTCTCGATAACACGCGAAGAGGAAAGAACCGCCCAGTTCAGAAATTCAACAAAGACCAAATTTTCCTCACACGCGTTCTGCGTAGAGATGGGCAGTACTGGTTTGAACTTGAAAACAGAGCGGTTACAAAGCAGGATGTTGAGAGACTTTTAGATAAGCTGGGCGTCGACCCAGACAACATGCTCATCATCATGCACCAGAACATGGTTGAACAATTCACTGTACTTTCCACGCAAGAAAAGCTTCGCATGGTTGAAGCAGCTGTGGGGCTGGAGCCTTACCGCGAAAATGTTTTGCAAGCTCAGAAAAAGCTTACCCGCATACTAAGTCAAGAAGAATCAGTAAGTAAGCTTTTGGAATCAGCGGAGCAGACGCTTAACTATTGGCGGGAGCAATACGATAGATTCCAAGAGAAAAAACAATTGCAGACAAAAAGAAGATTCTTGGAAAAAGAACTTGCATGGGCAGAAGCTGCCAAGAAAGAGGAGACGGTCAAAGATTTAGAGGAAGAAATAAAAAGAGAAAAGGATGCTTTTAACCAGATCGAAGAAGAAACACGAAAAGTAAAAGAAGAATTGCAAGTTCAGCAGAACACGTTTGAAGAGCTCAAAAAAGAATGGAAGACACTTTTCGCTGAACGCTTAAACCTTGAATGCGAAAAGGCTCGAAACGAGTCGACAATCACGTTATGCGAACAATTATTGAAAGAAATAACTATGCTTGAAAACCCGCATCTCCAAGCGATAATGAAAGAACCGTTGCCTATCCAACCTAAGCTTCTGAGAAGCGAAAATTTGAAGGAGCTCCTGCAGAACTCCACGAGTCAACTATCAAAGTTAAACACAGAAATAAAAGAAATTCAGTTAAAAATAAAGAGCTTGGAAGAAGAAACCGAAAAAGTCAGCAATCAGATTTTGGATAGTCGCATTAAATTGGCACTGCTTCAATATCGCAGAGAAAACGCAATCAATAACTTGAAACAAATCGAGAATGAGTTAAAAACTGCACGAATTCACTTAAACGAAGCAATAGAAAAAGCAGAGCAGATTGGCTCCAGAATTGCAGTGATAAAAGACATCAGCGAAATCTTAGATGAAATCCGCATCACAGAAGGACATTTAGCCGCTCTAGCGGATGTTTCAGAAGACATAGAACGCATGTACGAGTCCTACTCAAAACTTTACTTAGAACTGAAAGAAAAGGCGCAATTAGTTGCCGAGAACCGAGAAAAGGCGTTAGAAGAAGTTAAAACACGAATGCAAGCGTGGCGAACAGTCATCCAAAACCTTCTAGACCACGTGAATCTTGAATACCAAAAAATTCTCGCTCAAGCCCAAGCAGTTGGCGAAGTTAGACTCGCTAATGGACATGACATGGAAGTTGCTGGATTAGAAATTTTAGTTGGCTTTAAAGGCGGAAAACCTGTTCCGCTGGATGCTTACACGCAGAGTGGAGGAGAAAGAACCACCGCAACAATGAGTTTCCTATTAGCTTTGCAGCAACATGTTCGCTCGCCATTCCGCGCTGTTGATGAATACGACATTCACATGGACCCAAAGAACCGAGAATTAATCGCGAAAATGCTCATTTCAACGGTCAAAGACGCTGACGCTCAATACATTGTGATTACACCAAGTCAGATAACATTTGCAGAGGAAGAAGCAAACATAATCACTGTCCAGAACATCGAAGGCAAATCGATAATCAGAGAGGTTGCCTAATGCAGTCGAAAAGAGAGCGAATTCGCATCGGTAAAGAAAAGCTTCAGCGCATAATCGAAATGTGTAAATCTGTGGAGGAACGCTCGCTAGACCCCTTTTTAATAGATGTCAGTGAAGTCATAAGCGTAATTAAAGAGTATTTTCCAGATTGGGAAGTTCCAGAAGACCTTTGCTTAGACGCTGAAACGGTTTATCGTTTAGCCTCGGTCATAAAACTTCAAAGTGAATGGGTGAAACATCGCTCAACCTCGCTTTATACAGACCCATTCTTATTGGAGGAAAAACTCACTCGCATAAGTAAAGAGGAAATGGTTGAAGTTTTCTTCAAAGCCTGGCATCCCATTGTTGAACTAGAACAGATTTCGCTTCACAGCATTGCAGAAGCCATGAAATACTGGGAAAACCTTTTGCCCCTCAAAGAAAGATGGAAAGAATTTCCAACAGCAGAGTTTGAAGCAGGCACAGCGACAAGGGATGAACTTATTAAACAGAGAATTTTGCGCGATAAAGCCTTCTCTGAAGAACTAGAAAATTTCTGGCAGGAAATGAGAACAAAGGTTAAGGAGAAAGGTGACGATGGAAAAATTCGTTACTGGGATTTTATTGGCGCAGAAACTTACGAGGAAACAGTGCACAAAGCGTTCATGACGAGTTTTCTGATAACCTATGGTTACGCAACATTAGAGGTATATCCGTTAGAAGAAGAAATCTTCATCAAACCATACGATAAACCAACAACAAAGATCGGCAAGAAACAGTTGGTCTCCATACCAATAGCGGTCACAACTGACAACTGGATGAAATGGAAGCGAGGAGAACTAAAGTGAGCAAACGAAAAGGCTACTACGCAAGCAAACTTAAACGTGCAACACACATGCTTTTCTACCGCAGACACGCCAAGCCAGGAGTAAAAGGTTGGGAGCTTCGAAAAGCCTTAGGTGCAGATTACCCAAAAGTTTTGAACATTCTCGATAATTACTTGAAAGCGCTTGATTTGCAAGTCAAAACGATTTTTGAAGAAGAGAAAACGGTTGAGAAGCCAACGCTGGAGCAGTTGGACAAAGCTAGATTTTACATAACACTACGAGGCGAATTAACTCCAAAAGAAGCTAAGATGATAGGATGGCGAATAGATGACTTGGCTGGACTAGCAATAACAATAGCATACATAATTTCCAAAAAGGGAAAAGCTCCACGAAAAGAAGTAGAGGAACTTTTGCGCGACAAACTTCTTGGATGGAAAGTGGACATCAACGTAGACCGTTACATTCGTTACGGATACTTAACACAAGATGAGAATGAACAATTATATCTGGATTGGAGAACACGCGCCGAAATAGACCAGAAAGCACTGATAGATTTACTTTTGGGAACAGAAACGAAAGCGTAGATACAGTCGCTATTTTCGTATCCTGTGGTAAATAAACGCGATAACGTCAATAATCAATATGATTGTCAGAATCAACAACGGATTACCAATAAACTGATTTACAAAGTCGTTCATTTTTGAAACACCAAATCAGGTAATGCTGACATTCTGTATTTGGAAGTATCTCTTAGCGAGAAAACGTAAACGCTCAGCGTTTTTACCATTTTTACCTATTGCCACACCTTTGTCTCTCGGGTTAACGGCGACAACTGCTATTTTCTTTCCATCCGACCTTTCTGTTAAGCGAACTTCCTTGACAAGAGCTGGTTTAAGTGCATTCTTTATGAACTGTGCAGGGTCTTCTGAATACTCAATTATTTCGTGTTTTTTCCCAGTCATTCTTTCCAAAGTACGAATGTTTCTTCCGCCTCTTCCAATGGCTACGCCTACTTGTCCTTCGTTGACAACAAAAATTACACGTCCTTGTTCTTCGTCTATAATGCAATCTTTGACGCTTGCGCCTGTTATGCTTTCAAACAAAGCGATATAGCGCATTTCTGTGCTTGTAAATTTTATTCCGCTTGTCATTCGCTTCCTCCGCTAGGCTCTTCTGATTCAGTACCCTCCACTAGTTTGAGAATTTCTGACTCACCCGGCTCTCTTATACTTAACGCTGAAACAGAAAAGGGTTTGCCGCAGACAGCAGCTAAATCAAGCGATGACCCTTTGTAGGTTATTAATGGGATATTTGAAAGTTTACAATAGTATGCTATATCTTCACGTGTGATTGAGGGGCAGTTTGAAGCCAAAATTATCATTTTAACCTTGCCAGTTTTCGCGTTTTGTATGGCAGAGTTTGTCCCAAAAACTACCTTGCCAGTCTTGACAGCCGCTGCGATTGCTTTGTCCAAGTCTATCATTCCTTTTTCTCTCCCTTAGATCCGAACGTTGACATGTACAGCTCCACGAGCCCTGTGCCAATTGGTATTGACTGCCCCACTATTACGTTTTCGGTCACACCTTCTAACGGGTCGCTTTCACCTTTTATGGCTGCTTCAACAATGTTTGGAACAGTTATTTCGAACGCTGCTCTTGCCAAGACGCTT is part of the Candidatus Bathyarchaeota archaeon A05DMB-5 genome and encodes:
- a CDS encoding AAA family ATPase; this encodes MLIQEVILENFMSYEYARVPFKHGVNVICGPNGSGKSSLLLAISVALGQSYTERSKKLSDLIRWGKDQARVTLILDNTRRGKNRPVQKFNKDQIFLTRVLRRDGQYWFELENRAVTKQDVERLLDKLGVDPDNMLIIMHQNMVEQFTVLSTQEKLRMVEAAVGLEPYRENVLQAQKKLTRILSQEESVSKLLESAEQTLNYWREQYDRFQEKKQLQTKRRFLEKELAWAEAAKKEETVKDLEEEIKREKDAFNQIEEETRKVKEELQVQQNTFEELKKEWKTLFAERLNLECEKARNESTITLCEQLLKEITMLENPHLQAIMKEPLPIQPKLLRSENLKELLQNSTSQLSKLNTEIKEIQLKIKSLEEETEKVSNQILDSRIKLALLQYRRENAINNLKQIENELKTARIHLNEAIEKAEQIGSRIAVIKDISEILDEIRITEGHLAALADVSEDIERMYESYSKLYLELKEKAQLVAENREKALEEVKTRMQAWRTVIQNLLDHVNLEYQKILAQAQAVGEVRLANGHDMEVAGLEILVGFKGGKPVPLDAYTQSGGERTTATMSFLLALQQHVRSPFRAVDEYDIHMDPKNRELIAKMLISTVKDADAQYIVITPSQITFAEEEANIITVQNIEGKSIIREVA
- a CDS encoding NusA-like transcription termination signal-binding factor, translating into MTSGIKFTSTEMRYIALFESITGASVKDCIIDEEQGRVIFVVNEGQVGVAIGRGGRNIRTLERMTGKKHEIIEYSEDPAQFIKNALKPALVKEVRLTERSDGKKIAVVAVNPRDKGVAIGKNGKNAERLRFLAKRYFQIQNVSIT
- a CDS encoding 50S ribosomal protein L30e, coding for MDLDKAIAAAVKTGKVVFGTNSAIQNAKTGKVKMIILASNCPSITREDIAYYCKLSNIPLITYKGSSLDLAAVCGKPFSVSALSIREPGESEILKLVEGTESEEPSGGSE